One window of the Candidatus Tisiphia endosymbiont of Sialis lutaria genome contains the following:
- the ybgF gene encoding tol-pal system protein YbgF, translating to MKIISIYLLIILIATQVLADNQITRKNLKFDTSNDYTERLDGLEKENQHLLGRIEIIEHTIGKLEKILNSTKQEVTNSQDSSDTSKNSVDDSVANDVFDIPSTKKVEKEVVATDVVKPISGVAADKQLYDLALAALKDNKLTEAEEKFANFLKNYSKSPLLSNAYFWYGESFFRRKMFDKAAINYLKGYKQSPKGIKASDSLLKLALSLGELKKGQEACSILDKLEAEFPNRPATSIKRAKEARIKFACKH from the coding sequence ATGAAAATAATTTCTATATATTTATTGATTATTTTGATTGCTACGCAAGTATTGGCTGATAATCAAATTACTAGAAAAAATTTGAAATTTGATACCTCTAATGATTATACGGAAAGATTAGATGGTTTAGAAAAAGAAAATCAACATTTACTTGGCAGAATTGAAATAATTGAGCATACTATTGGTAAATTAGAAAAAATTTTAAACTCGACAAAACAAGAGGTAACAAATTCCCAAGATAGTAGCGATACATCAAAAAATTCAGTAGATGATTCTGTGGCTAATGATGTCTTTGATATACCATCTACTAAAAAAGTGGAGAAAGAAGTTGTTGCTACTGATGTTGTAAAACCTATTTCGGGAGTGGCAGCAGATAAACAACTTTATGATTTAGCACTTGCCGCTTTAAAAGATAATAAATTAACAGAGGCTGAAGAAAAATTTGCAAATTTTTTAAAAAATTACTCTAAGAGTCCTTTGTTAAGTAATGCTTATTTTTGGTATGGTGAATCTTTTTTTAGACGTAAGATGTTTGATAAAGCCGCAATAAATTATTTAAAAGGTTATAAACAATCGCCAAAAGGGATCAAAGCTTCTGACTCATTGCTAAAATTAGCATTATCTCTTGGAGAGCTTAAAAAAGGACAAGAGGCATGTTCTATTCTTGATAAACTTGAAGCAGAGTTTCCAAATAGACCAGCGACCTCAATAAAAAGAGCTAAGGAGGCAAGAATTAAATTTGCTTGTAAACATTAG
- a CDS encoding DUF2659 family protein, with protein sequence MTDILQEVLSDKNEEKKLYYFKKILPITIILTLIVILFMLINNWRDRKAIENNQKTGDILAKSIALINDNKELAIKSLDNLMTTSTNKVSGLAAIEQASIKIHQGDFIEARTLLKKVIDNNNYDELTNAYAHLVWLSLMIDEPNSSDVNTNEIEKYLNYFDDENKPFFGTANIIKAIWYVNNNSKDLAEDTLKKLISLESTTQTVKEQAKALLANLQ encoded by the coding sequence ATGACTGACATTTTGCAAGAAGTTTTAAGTGATAAAAATGAAGAAAAAAAACTTTATTACTTTAAAAAAATTCTTCCTATCACTATAATCCTTACACTTATAGTAATATTATTTATGTTAATAAATAATTGGCGTGATAGAAAGGCAATAGAGAATAACCAAAAGACAGGTGATATTTTAGCTAAATCTATAGCCCTTATTAATGATAACAAAGAGCTTGCTATAAAGTCTTTGGATAATTTAATGACAACAAGTACTAATAAAGTAAGTGGTTTAGCTGCTATCGAGCAAGCTAGTATCAAAATACACCAAGGAGATTTTATTGAAGCAAGAACTTTATTAAAAAAAGTTATCGATAACAACAATTATGATGAATTAACAAATGCCTATGCCCATCTAGTTTGGTTGAGTTTAATGATAGATGAACCAAATTCATCTGATGTAAACACTAATGAAATCGAGAAATATTTAAATTATTTTGATGATGAAAATAAACCATTTTTTGGGACAGCAAATATTATCAAAGCAATTTGGTATGTTAATAACAACTCAAAAGATTTAGCCGAAGATACTTTAAAAAAGTTGATATCACTAGAAAGTACAACTCAAACAGTTAAAGAGCAGGCTAAAGCTTTACTTGCAAATTTACAATAA
- a CDS encoding PQQ-binding-like beta-propeller repeat protein, whose amino-acid sequence MAKQLVTKQRLIIFLLPLMLTSCDLISKKTKNIVELTPRLSVETNEAIQVDSAKTDIFSPEMLQNNEYTVTKHKIIAEPIFKKAVVYTIDNKGNVSAFSMKDKAIIWSYNISTNKNDHYVGGGILYHNDKLYVTYGSRFLVVLDSKSGHEIIRKELPDITRIKPILINNHTIVVQTVTNQILAINTERLNFVWQHEGIIEILSSSYHVAPIVQNGYVIVNYNSGQILALESNSGKILWTNDLSSQQEIGLPNFEAAFILCKPVVNNSHLYIANSAGKIIKLDIITGNILWQIKAYDVQSMSLAGNSLFVTNNAGQVAAISTEFGKVKFVADLNDGKDIKKVKASSFLAPIIAKTTGEKEGEEKDWNLNIISAKGELYTFQSDINGNLSTTPVISKITKNIEYYGKTCCGTMYFTTDKKIILVD is encoded by the coding sequence ATGGCAAAACAACTTGTGACAAAACAACGATTAATTATTTTTTTACTACCTTTAATGCTAACTTCTTGTGATCTAATAAGTAAAAAAACAAAAAATATTGTAGAATTAACTCCTAGATTATCTGTAGAAACTAATGAAGCAATTCAAGTGGATTCTGCTAAAACCGATATATTTAGCCCTGAGATGCTTCAGAATAATGAATATACTGTTACAAAACACAAAATAATAGCCGAGCCAATTTTTAAGAAAGCTGTTGTCTATACCATCGATAACAAAGGTAATGTTTCTGCCTTTTCTATGAAAGACAAAGCTATTATTTGGTCATATAATATAAGCACCAACAAAAATGATCATTATGTTGGTGGCGGAATATTATACCATAATGATAAACTATACGTTACCTATGGTTCAAGATTCTTGGTAGTTTTAGATAGTAAATCAGGTCATGAAATAATCAGAAAAGAACTACCTGATATTACCAGAATAAAACCGATATTAATTAATAATCATACTATTGTAGTTCAAACAGTAACTAATCAAATATTAGCGATTAATACTGAGAGATTAAATTTTGTTTGGCAACATGAAGGTATAATTGAAATTTTATCATCAAGTTATCATGTGGCTCCAATAGTACAAAATGGTTATGTGATAGTAAACTATAATTCAGGACAAATTCTTGCTTTAGAATCTAATAGTGGTAAAATTTTATGGACTAACGATTTATCTAGCCAGCAAGAAATAGGTTTACCAAATTTTGAGGCAGCTTTTATATTATGCAAACCTGTTGTCAATAACTCTCACCTATATATAGCTAATAGTGCCGGCAAGATAATAAAGCTAGATATTATAACCGGTAATATCCTATGGCAAATTAAAGCTTATGATGTACAATCAATGTCTTTAGCTGGCAATAGTTTATTTGTAACAAATAATGCTGGACAAGTAGCTGCTATAAGCACTGAATTTGGTAAAGTTAAGTTTGTAGCAGATTTAAACGATGGAAAAGATATCAAAAAAGTTAAAGCTTCATCATTTTTAGCCCCGATAATTGCTAAAACAACGGGGGAAAAAGAGGGAGAAGAAAAAGATTGGAATTTAAATATTATCTCTGCTAAAGGTGAATTATATACTTTCCAATCAGATATTAATGGTAATTTAAGCACCACTCCGGTAATTAGTAAAATTACTAAAAATATTGAATATTATGGCAAAACCTGCTGTGGTACTATGTATTTTACTACTGATAAAAAAATTATACTAGTAGATTAG
- the rplM gene encoding 50S ribosomal protein L13 has protein sequence MKTYSAKPSQIQKKWWVIDAKDLVLGRLASEVAKILRGKHKPSFTPHLDCGDYVVIINAKHICLTGKKSALKDGKIYYRHTGFPGGIKDTTAGKILAGKHPERVIKLSVKRMITRNVLGSKQMSNLYVYAENEHPHKAQQPEFYDFASKNTKNKK, from the coding sequence GTGAAAACTTATTCTGCAAAACCATCACAAATTCAAAAGAAGTGGTGGGTTATAGATGCTAAAGACCTTGTATTAGGTAGGCTTGCTAGTGAGGTGGCTAAAATCTTACGCGGTAAGCATAAACCTTCCTTCACTCCTCATTTAGATTGTGGGGACTATGTAGTAATAATTAATGCCAAACATATTTGCTTGACAGGTAAAAAATCAGCTCTTAAAGATGGTAAAATTTATTATCGTCATACTGGTTTCCCGGGTGGAATAAAAGATACAACTGCCGGAAAAATCCTGGCTGGTAAGCACCCTGAACGAGTCATTAAACTCTCTGTAAAAAGAATGATCACAAGAAATGTTCTGGGATCAAAACAAATGAGTAATCTATATGTTTACGCAGAGAATGAACACCCGCATAAAGCTCAACAACCAGAATTTTATGATTTTGCAAGCAAAAATACCAAGAATAAAAAATAG
- the rpsI gene encoding 30S ribosomal protein S9: MTTLKLQSENTKNSPIQSKLVKQKPSAENSDNKVYGTGRRKNAIARVWLKSGSGKVIVNKKNVEQYFTRESHTKSLLQPFVVTKTSGQYDIICTVKGGGKSGQMGAVLHGVARTLDKIAPEFHSILRKSGFLTRDSRVVERKKYGKHKARKSTQFSKR, from the coding sequence ATGACAACATTGAAGCTTCAAAGTGAAAACACTAAGAATAGTCCAATTCAGAGTAAGTTAGTTAAGCAAAAACCATCTGCAGAAAACAGTGATAACAAGGTTTACGGTACAGGCAGAAGGAAAAATGCGATTGCTAGAGTTTGGTTAAAAAGTGGTAGTGGTAAAGTAATTGTTAACAAAAAAAATGTTGAGCAATATTTTACTCGTGAATCTCATACCAAATCTCTCTTACAACCATTTGTTGTAACCAAAACTTCTGGACAATATGATATAATATGTACTGTCAAAGGTGGCGGAAAATCAGGACAAATGGGGGCTGTATTACATGGCGTTGCTAGAACTCTTGATAAAATTGCCCCAGAATTTCACAGTATTCTACGCAAATCTGGCTTCTTAACAAGAGATTCAAGAGTTGTAGAGCGGAAAAAATATGGTAAGCATAAAGCTAGAAAAAGTACTCAGTTCTCTAAACGTTAA